A stretch of the Lactuca sativa cultivar Salinas chromosome 9, Lsat_Salinas_v11, whole genome shotgun sequence genome encodes the following:
- the LOC111901723 gene encoding remorin, whose product MATEEVKKVEVEPECPAEPPPAAEVEEKAIVPVEPPLTEEKPVDDTKALAIVEKPIEDKSEEGSVHRDAVLARVSTEKKDALIRAWEESEKSKAENKAQQKLSSIGAWENSKKADLEAELKKIEENLEKKKSKYIEKMKNQIALLHKKAEEKRAMTEAKRGEALLKAEETAAKCRATGETPKKGWFSS is encoded by the exons ATGGCAACTGAAGAGGTTAAGAAGGTGGAGGTTGAACCCGAGTGCCCGGCGGAGCCACCACCTGCCGCCGAGGTGGAGGAGAAAGCTATCGTCCCAGTTGAACCTCCTCTTACCGAAGAAAAGCCCGTCGATGATACCAAAGCCCTTGCCATCGTTGAAA AGCCTATCGAGGATAAATCGGAAGAGGGTTCTGTCCATAGAG ATGCTGTTCTTGCTAGAGTTTCAACAGAGAAGAAAGACGCACTAATCAGAGCATGGGAAGAAAGCGAGAAATCAAAAGCAGAGAACAA AGCTCAACAAAAGCTATCTTCGATTGGAGCATGGGAGAACAGCAAGAAAGCAGACTTAGAAGCTGAACTGAAGAAGATTGAG GAGAATTTGGAGAAGAAGAAGTCTAAGTATATCGAGAAGATGAAGAACCAGATAGCTCTTCTTCATAAGAAAGCAGAAGAGAAAAGGGCGATGACGGAAGCCAAAAGAGGAGAAGCTCTTTTGAAAGCAGAGGAGACGGCGGCTAAGTGCAGAGCCACCGGAGAAACCCCAAAGAAAGGGTGGTTTTCGAGCTAG